One region of Halomicrobium sp. LC1Hm genomic DNA includes:
- a CDS encoding heme-copper oxidase subunit III encodes MTVAEDTSEEHGDHHLPAVEDWPRGFGEASWWPFITAIGAAGIYVAAGLFVLSQAENPVVSELIAAGTTVATVGIFLAGLYGWLYHAFVVNFWERGTDHHSGGTLRFAMLLFLGSEVATFGAGFVYYFFVRGANVWSTELLPHGGNVFGNLVIANTIILVISSLTLHYAHVKLLDGDRQSFVRWLGLTLLLGVIFIGGQAYEYYAFIVGEGFTIAEGAYASAFYGLTGLHGLHVTMGAVLLGIVFVRAIYGQYSAERHTSVSTASMYWHFVDVVWIFLVVVLYVGAELSI; translated from the coding sequence ATGACCGTAGCCGAAGACACGTCAGAGGAGCACGGGGACCACCATCTCCCCGCCGTCGAGGACTGGCCCCGAGGGTTCGGGGAGGCCAGCTGGTGGCCCTTCATCACTGCCATCGGCGCTGCCGGCATCTACGTCGCTGCCGGCCTGTTCGTCCTCTCACAGGCAGAGAATCCCGTCGTCTCCGAGCTGATCGCCGCCGGGACGACCGTCGCCACCGTCGGGATCTTCCTGGCCGGCCTCTATGGCTGGCTCTACCACGCGTTCGTCGTCAACTTCTGGGAACGCGGGACGGATCACCACTCCGGTGGAACCCTCCGGTTCGCGATGTTGCTGTTCCTCGGCAGCGAGGTCGCCACCTTCGGTGCCGGCTTCGTCTACTACTTCTTCGTCCGGGGCGCGAACGTGTGGTCGACCGAACTGCTCCCTCACGGCGGAAACGTGTTCGGCAACCTCGTCATCGCCAACACGATCATCCTCGTGATCAGTTCCCTGACGCTGCACTACGCACACGTCAAGCTCCTCGACGGTGACCGACAGAGCTTCGTCCGATGGCTCGGGCTGACGCTGCTGCTGGGCGTGATCTTCATCGGCGGACAGGCCTACGAGTACTACGCGTTCATCGTCGGCGAAGGTTTCACCATCGCCGAAGGTGCCTACGCCTCCGCGTTCTACGGGCTGACCGGGCTCCACGGACTCCACGTCACGATGGGTGCCGTCCTGCTGGGTATCGTCTTCGTTCGGGCGATCTACGGCCAGTACTCCGCAGAGCGACACACCTCGGTCTCGACGGCCTCGATGTACTGGCACTTCGTCGACGTGGTCTGGATCTTCCTCGTCGTCGTGCTGTACGTGGGCGCAGAGCTGTCGATCTGA
- a CDS encoding site-specific integrase: protein MPLKQTPPEDAKNRYLKDKKHSVTRKTLYNYDTTLTQFCEWLDERNIGDLRDLDSDHLQQFREYRLSDVATITARNDMVTVRGFIEFCETIQAVPKGLSELVRIPNTDESDEICDDLLTREEAKKILEHLGKFEYASDRHVIFLILWKTGMRLSGLRALDVGDFDEVRPALEIRHRPETETPLKKKGKGERDVLIEKDDGRVIADYIENARPAVTDEYGREPLIATDHGRRARTTIQRMVYTATRPCHYENACPFDEDPETCEAATWNGASQCPGSVSPHALRRGYVTAARNAGQPKDVTGERVNMTGRVLDKHYDKGTHDEKAERRREYIRDI, encoded by the coding sequence ATGCCACTGAAACAAACGCCACCCGAGGACGCGAAGAATCGCTACCTGAAGGACAAGAAGCACAGCGTCACGCGGAAGACGCTCTACAACTACGACACGACGCTCACGCAGTTCTGCGAGTGGTTAGACGAGAGGAACATCGGGGACCTCCGCGACCTCGACTCCGACCACCTCCAGCAGTTCAGAGAGTACCGCCTCAGCGATGTCGCCACTATCACCGCCCGGAACGACATGGTGACGGTGCGCGGCTTCATCGAGTTCTGCGAGACGATTCAAGCCGTCCCCAAGGGACTCTCAGAGCTGGTCCGAATCCCGAATACCGACGAGTCGGACGAAATCTGCGACGACCTGCTGACCCGCGAGGAGGCGAAGAAAATACTCGAACACCTCGGGAAGTTCGAGTACGCCAGCGACCGGCACGTCATCTTCCTCATACTCTGGAAGACTGGGATGCGACTCAGCGGCTTACGTGCGCTCGATGTTGGCGACTTCGATGAAGTTCGTCCTGCGCTGGAGATTCGTCATCGGCCCGAGACGGAGACACCGCTCAAGAAGAAGGGCAAGGGCGAACGCGACGTACTCATCGAGAAGGACGATGGGAGAGTGATTGCGGATTACATCGAGAACGCCCGCCCCGCAGTGACTGACGAGTACGGTCGAGAGCCATTGATTGCGACCGACCACGGACGCCGAGCGCGGACGACGATTCAGCGGATGGTCTACACGGCGACACGCCCGTGTCACTACGAGAACGCCTGCCCCTTCGATGAAGACCCCGAGACGTGCGAGGCGGCGACGTGGAACGGCGCGTCCCAGTGTCCGGGGTCAGTTAGCCCGCACGCGCTTCGTCGCGGGTACGTCACTGCGGCTCGAAACGCCGGTCAGCCGAAGGACGTGACAGGGGAGCGGGTGAATATGACTGGCCGGGTGCTGGACAAGCACTACGACAAGGGGACACACGATGAGAAAGCAGAACGGAGACGAGAATATATCAGAGATATTTAG
- a CDS encoding C2H2-type zinc finger protein — MNEDYHVPTSAPLYECEYCGRPFARERFRALHRGLEHASELDDEEVERFRDAYREEEESIGMFRLKALAALVVVYFGLLMIYAVV, encoded by the coding sequence ATGAACGAGGACTACCACGTTCCCACGTCGGCTCCGCTGTACGAGTGTGAGTACTGCGGTCGTCCCTTCGCCCGCGAGCGGTTCCGGGCGCTCCATCGCGGGCTCGAACACGCCAGCGAACTGGACGACGAGGAGGTCGAGCGGTTCCGCGACGCCTATCGCGAGGAAGAGGAGTCGATCGGCATGTTCCGACTGAAGGCACTGGCGGCGCTGGTGGTCGTGTACTTCGGCCTGCTGATGATCTACGCCGTCGTGTGA
- a CDS encoding flagella cluster protein, translating into MDELDVSDGFDVHDYRHGLKLLKEDRETMALENRAEFACPACGKAFEKLFVSRRRENTFGNPDSPICLVRTDERLLVLTH; encoded by the coding sequence ATGGACGAACTCGACGTGAGCGACGGCTTCGACGTCCACGACTATCGTCACGGCCTCAAGCTACTCAAGGAGGACCGAGAGACGATGGCCCTCGAAAACCGCGCGGAATTTGCCTGTCCAGCCTGTGGAAAGGCCTTCGAGAAGCTGTTCGTCTCCCGGCGTCGCGAGAACACCTTCGGCAACCCCGACAGCCCGATCTGTCTCGTCCGGACCGACGAGCGACTCCTCGTGCTGACTCACTGA
- a CDS encoding multicopper oxidase domain-containing protein: MTDRIGAPGTSMSRREFVAATGLSGSLALAGCQAPTSSSKVSTTSETATETSMASQSESLPTTSPPEIVNVDEQGGEVTISTVASKHMVHPEETMGGPVELPKVWAFQADDGEPSVPGPILRTTEGEDMKVTLDNTDANMPHTLHFHGVRKTWENDGVPTTTGITVNPGEKHTYEIPANVPGTHLYHCHYQTQRHIDMGMYGIFRVDPKGYEEADQELFMTLKDWDSTLNKQMAGMDATYSPRDRDPDVFTINGKSAPRTLHPEDGSPVIVSQGDTVRIHLTNNGYMSHPMHTHNHRFRVVEKDGSEVPEAAQYEQDIINVAPAERKTIEFDADADPGIYLMHCHKVSHAMNGNTYPGGMVGGIVYEEAMDSDIFGELMDYAGYEG, from the coding sequence ATGACCGATCGCATCGGAGCCCCCGGAACGAGTATGAGTCGCCGAGAGTTCGTCGCTGCAACGGGTCTGAGCGGTTCGCTGGCACTCGCCGGCTGTCAGGCACCCACGTCGTCCTCGAAGGTCTCGACGACGAGCGAGACGGCGACGGAGACCTCGATGGCGAGTCAGTCCGAGTCGCTGCCGACGACCTCGCCCCCGGAGATCGTCAACGTCGACGAGCAGGGCGGCGAGGTCACGATCTCGACCGTCGCCTCGAAGCACATGGTCCACCCCGAGGAGACGATGGGCGGTCCGGTCGAGCTGCCGAAGGTGTGGGCGTTCCAGGCCGACGACGGCGAGCCCAGCGTCCCCGGTCCGATCCTCCGGACGACCGAAGGTGAGGACATGAAGGTGACGCTCGACAACACCGACGCCAACATGCCTCACACGCTGCACTTCCACGGCGTCCGCAAGACCTGGGAGAACGACGGCGTGCCGACGACGACGGGCATCACGGTCAATCCCGGCGAGAAGCACACCTACGAGATTCCGGCCAACGTCCCAGGGACGCACCTCTATCACTGCCACTACCAGACCCAGCGTCACATCGACATGGGGATGTACGGCATCTTCCGCGTCGACCCGAAGGGGTACGAGGAGGCCGACCAGGAGCTGTTCATGACGCTGAAAGACTGGGACTCGACCCTGAACAAGCAGATGGCCGGCATGGACGCCACCTACAGCCCGCGGGACCGCGACCCCGACGTGTTCACGATCAACGGCAAGAGCGCGCCTCGGACGCTCCACCCCGAAGACGGCTCGCCGGTCATCGTCTCGCAGGGTGACACGGTCCGCATCCACCTTACCAACAACGGGTACATGAGCCACCCGATGCACACGCACAACCACCGCTTCCGCGTGGTCGAGAAGGACGGCTCGGAGGTCCCCGAGGCAGCGCAGTACGAACAGGACATCATCAACGTCGCTCCCGCGGAGCGAAAGACCATCGAGTTCGACGCCGACGCCGACCCCGGCATCTATCTCATGCACTGCCACAAGGTCAGCCACGCGATGAACGGCAACACCTACCCCGGCGGGATGGTCGGCGGCATCGTCTACGAGGAGGCGATGGACTCGGACATCTTCGGCGAGCTGATGGATTACGCCGGCTACGAAGGCTAA
- a CDS encoding class I SAM-dependent methyltransferase family protein, which yields MGVPCVRVDREAGEESRQRLADADLVAEGYDIVVDEATIYIPVTDPTAVPNEFDVVEYDAPVRESQTMPADWLDFEPSYERIGEVIVVDEDDPERARVIADAIVASDLPVRTVLNRASKVKGETRVRDWDVLAQPDDEPDRPATEVVHREYGCEFLVDLDAVYFSPRLATERHRVVEQVGADERTFDMFAGVGPFVVPFAQRGATAVGVDVNPTAIEYLRENARRNGVADRVTAIEGDVRAVAPDYEDWADRLVMNLPHSADEFLDAAETIAGSDCVLHYYDIQHEDDPYGPGERAIRAAFEPDYDVRVETRHTVRSYAPHEHNIVLDVRLSR from the coding sequence ATGGGCGTTCCCTGCGTGCGTGTCGACCGCGAAGCCGGCGAGGAGAGCCGACAGCGCCTCGCGGACGCCGATCTGGTCGCAGAGGGCTACGACATCGTGGTCGACGAGGCGACGATCTACATTCCGGTCACGGACCCCACGGCGGTCCCGAACGAGTTCGACGTGGTCGAGTACGACGCGCCGGTCCGCGAGTCCCAGACGATGCCGGCCGACTGGCTCGACTTCGAGCCCAGTTACGAGCGGATCGGCGAGGTGATCGTCGTCGACGAGGACGACCCGGAGCGTGCGCGAGTGATCGCCGACGCGATCGTCGCGTCCGACCTCCCGGTCCGGACCGTCCTCAACCGCGCCTCGAAGGTCAAAGGAGAGACTCGCGTCCGTGACTGGGACGTACTGGCCCAGCCCGACGACGAGCCGGACCGGCCGGCCACCGAGGTGGTCCACCGCGAGTACGGCTGTGAGTTCCTGGTGGACCTCGACGCGGTGTACTTCTCCCCTCGTCTGGCGACCGAGCGCCACCGCGTCGTCGAGCAGGTGGGCGCGGACGAGCGCACGTTCGACATGTTCGCTGGTGTCGGCCCCTTCGTGGTTCCTTTCGCACAGCGCGGTGCGACGGCCGTCGGCGTCGACGTCAACCCGACCGCGATCGAGTACCTCCGCGAGAACGCCCGACGCAACGGCGTTGCCGACCGCGTGACCGCTATCGAAGGCGACGTACGCGCGGTGGCTCCCGACTACGAGGACTGGGCCGATCGACTCGTCATGAACCTCCCACACAGCGCCGACGAGTTCCTCGACGCCGCCGAGACGATCGCCGGCAGCGACTGCGTGCTCCACTACTACGACATCCAGCACGAAGACGATCCCTACGGGCCGGGCGAGCGGGCGATCCGGGCGGCCTTCGAACCCGACTACGACGTACGCGTCGAGACCCGCCACACGGTCCGCTCGTATGCCCCCCACGAGCACAACATCGTACTGGACGTTCGTCTCTCCCGGTAA
- a CDS encoding DUF4097 family beta strand repeat-containing protein gives MDWSHSNSDDDSNPQTSTRRRVLATVTVGAATALAGCTISGQSERDTTDVEYSVADVDAVAVDGDDGETTVEPWDGDEVQIQATKYAIGGTELSDVQVTRNVDDGQLSVGVKDTTGVAIGTVGGGLESLTVKVPSGVRVTELTVDDGDATVGDVAGDLALSVDDGSAEVGPLDGGVQIDGDDGEIEIGAVDSVAGTVDDGEISVTEATTIGDVEADDGIIDLAVENVDGPATVRADDGDVTLRLSPSLDLSVTARSDDGTVTVSDGVLDEVETSEDETRGRVGEGGDTLTVAVDDGSITLESL, from the coding sequence ATGGATTGGTCTCACTCGAACTCGGACGACGACTCGAACCCACAGACGTCGACTCGACGCCGCGTTCTTGCCACGGTCACTGTCGGCGCGGCGACGGCGCTCGCGGGCTGTACGATCTCGGGGCAATCGGAACGGGACACGACGGACGTGGAGTACAGCGTCGCCGACGTCGACGCGGTGGCCGTCGACGGCGACGACGGCGAGACGACCGTCGAGCCGTGGGACGGCGACGAAGTCCAGATTCAGGCGACGAAGTACGCCATCGGCGGGACGGAACTGAGCGACGTCCAGGTCACCAGAAACGTCGACGACGGACAGCTCTCGGTCGGCGTGAAAGACACGACGGGAGTCGCGATCGGCACCGTCGGGGGCGGACTCGAATCGCTCACGGTCAAGGTGCCGTCCGGCGTCCGGGTCACCGAACTCACCGTCGACGACGGTGACGCGACGGTCGGCGACGTGGCCGGGGACCTCGCGCTCTCGGTCGACGACGGCAGCGCCGAGGTCGGCCCGCTCGACGGGGGCGTCCAGATCGACGGCGACGACGGCGAGATCGAGATCGGCGCAGTCGACAGCGTCGCGGGGACGGTCGACGACGGCGAGATCTCGGTGACCGAAGCGACCACGATCGGTGACGTCGAGGCCGACGACGGGATCATCGACCTCGCCGTCGAGAACGTCGACGGCCCGGCGACCGTCAGGGCCGACGACGGTGACGTGACGCTCCGACTGTCGCCGTCGCTGGATCTCTCGGTCACCGCCCGCAGCGACGACGGGACAGTCACGGTCTCGGACGGCGTCCTCGACGAGGTCGAGACCAGCGAGGACGAGACGCGCGGACGGGTCGGCGAGGGTGGCGACACGCTGACGGTCGCGGTCGACGACGGATCGATCACGCTCGAATCGCTGTAA
- a CDS encoding NAD(P)/FAD-dependent oxidoreductase yields the protein MESYDIVVAGGGPAGLQFARSVVGRSDHSVAVLEANDELADNDKSTGGTFHQVVEGFGVPDDVVMSESATVQFEGPSARATLDIPNYVLDFPAFLEFLGADAAADGADIHTGVRVREPIVEGGTVVGVRGTRDGESVTYRADLVVDATGPAGTLTTRLDMWDREAAQRGIGKEYEVTGRYDLSSMLFRFDHEYAPGGYAWVFPGGDDVFKVGVCWIDDFYARHSPPDDGAIDDYVERWARNDPRWEVDDVRAVHAGQAISDNSINRRATDGLVAVGDSVSSINPLFGEGIRSGMESAEMAAEVATRALTAGDVSRSFLSAYERRWNREKGSNWKRQRIAGELLYDFDAAQQNRFVANSGRLSDAQLDRLQRYELTLPDLLSLYPFRLDDVRKAPTLLRHLW from the coding sequence ATGGAGTCGTACGATATCGTCGTCGCAGGCGGTGGGCCGGCGGGGTTGCAGTTCGCCCGGTCGGTCGTCGGGCGGTCGGACCACTCGGTCGCAGTGCTCGAAGCAAACGACGAGCTGGCGGACAACGACAAGTCGACCGGTGGGACCTTTCACCAGGTCGTCGAGGGCTTTGGCGTGCCCGACGACGTCGTGATGTCCGAGTCGGCCACGGTCCAGTTCGAAGGGCCAAGTGCCCGGGCGACCCTCGACATCCCCAATTACGTGCTCGATTTCCCGGCGTTCCTCGAATTTCTCGGCGCGGACGCGGCCGCCGACGGGGCCGACATCCACACGGGGGTTCGCGTTCGGGAACCGATCGTCGAGGGTGGCACCGTCGTCGGCGTCCGCGGGACCCGCGACGGTGAGTCGGTGACATATCGGGCGGATCTGGTCGTCGACGCGACGGGACCGGCGGGGACACTGACGACCCGACTGGACATGTGGGACCGCGAGGCGGCCCAGCGCGGGATCGGCAAGGAGTACGAGGTGACCGGCCGGTACGACCTGTCGTCGATGCTGTTCCGGTTCGACCACGAGTACGCGCCGGGCGGGTACGCGTGGGTGTTTCCGGGCGGTGACGACGTGTTCAAAGTCGGCGTCTGCTGGATCGACGACTTCTACGCGCGTCACAGTCCGCCAGACGACGGGGCGATCGACGACTACGTCGAGCGGTGGGCTCGCAACGACCCCCGGTGGGAGGTCGACGACGTACGAGCCGTCCACGCCGGGCAGGCGATCTCCGACAACTCGATCAACCGCCGTGCGACGGACGGGCTGGTCGCCGTGGGCGACAGCGTCTCCAGCATCAACCCCCTCTTTGGCGAGGGAATCCGGTCCGGGATGGAGTCGGCCGAGATGGCGGCCGAGGTCGCGACGCGAGCCCTCACCGCCGGTGACGTGTCCCGGTCGTTCCTGTCGGCCTACGAGCGCCGCTGGAACCGCGAGAAGGGGTCGAACTGGAAGCGCCAGCGCATCGCCGGGGAGTTGCTCTACGACTTCGACGCGGCCCAGCAGAACAGGTTCGTCGCCAACAGCGGCCGTCTCTCGGACGCACAGCTCGATCGCCTCCAGCGGTACGAGCTGACGCTGCCGGATCTGCTCTCGTTGTACCCGTTCCGGCTCGACGACGTTCGGAAAGCGCCGACGCTGCTGCGACACCTGTGGTGA
- the purL gene encoding phosphoribosylformylglycinamidine synthase subunit PurL: MSLSDADHDLVVEELGREPTQAEAALFENLWSEHCAYRSSRPLLGAFDSEGDQVVVGPGDDAAVVALPGGDGTYITMGIESHNHPSYVDPFDGAATGVGGIVRDTLSMGAYPIALADSLYFGDFDREHSRYLLEGVVEGISHYGNCIGVPTVTGSAAFHEDYEGNPLVNVSCIGLVDEERMITAEAQQPGNKLVLVGNSTGRDGLGGASFASEDLAEDAETEDRPAVQVGDPYTEKLLIEANEQLIDEGLIESARDLGAAGLGGASSELVAKGGLGAEIELTEVHEREPNMNAMEYLLAESQERMCYEVAPENVDRVKAIAERFDLGASVIGEVTDTGDYVCTFEGETVVDCDAEFLGEGAPFNDLPAEEPTQPERDLPEVAIEEAFEAVVGSPNTASKRWIYRQYDHEVQVRTATPPGDDAAVLAIREAGAEASDDDSESGVGLAYTAGADPNWTDTAPYDGARAVALENATNLAAKGTTPLAAVDCLNGGNPEKPDVYGAFKGIVDGLADMCSTLDVPVVGGNVSLYNDSVSGPIPPTPTLAMVGTKDGYDAPPLSLSGEGDLLLVGARALDGDAEPRLGGSEYLGQFGGSDRFPTLLDHPGAFVDTLADVADDAATLATHDLSHGGLAAGLSEMVHEDGGASVEIDAANKGTGAELLFGEQPGRVVIETTDARAVREAFDGVAPVYELGSADDSGRLDLTIAGESLRYDAETIADLRSIIADELA; this comes from the coding sequence ATGAGCCTCTCCGATGCTGACCACGATCTCGTGGTCGAGGAGCTCGGCCGGGAACCGACCCAGGCCGAGGCGGCCCTCTTCGAGAACCTCTGGAGCGAGCACTGTGCGTACCGATCGTCGCGACCACTGCTGGGCGCGTTCGACTCAGAGGGCGATCAGGTCGTCGTCGGTCCGGGCGACGACGCCGCCGTCGTGGCACTGCCCGGGGGCGACGGCACCTACATCACGATGGGGATCGAGAGCCACAACCACCCCTCCTACGTCGACCCGTTCGACGGCGCGGCCACGGGCGTCGGCGGGATCGTCCGGGACACGCTGTCGATGGGTGCCTACCCCATCGCGCTGGCTGACTCGCTGTACTTCGGCGACTTCGACCGCGAACACTCTCGCTATCTGCTCGAAGGCGTCGTCGAGGGGATCAGCCACTACGGCAACTGTATCGGCGTCCCGACCGTCACCGGGAGCGCGGCCTTCCACGAGGACTACGAGGGCAACCCGCTGGTCAACGTCTCCTGTATCGGCCTGGTCGACGAAGAGCGGATGATCACCGCCGAGGCCCAGCAGCCGGGCAACAAGCTCGTCCTGGTGGGCAACTCCACCGGACGGGACGGTCTCGGCGGGGCCTCCTTCGCCAGCGAGGACCTCGCAGAGGACGCCGAGACGGAGGACCGCCCGGCCGTTCAGGTCGGCGACCCCTACACCGAGAAGCTGCTGATCGAGGCCAACGAACAGCTCATCGACGAGGGACTGATCGAGTCGGCCCGCGACCTCGGCGCGGCCGGCCTCGGCGGTGCGAGCTCCGAACTGGTCGCGAAGGGCGGGCTGGGCGCGGAGATCGAGCTCACCGAAGTCCACGAGCGCGAGCCCAACATGAACGCCATGGAGTACCTGCTCGCCGAGAGCCAGGAGCGGATGTGCTACGAGGTCGCGCCGGAGAACGTCGACCGCGTGAAGGCCATCGCCGAGCGCTTCGACCTCGGTGCCTCCGTCATCGGCGAGGTCACCGACACGGGCGACTACGTCTGTACGTTCGAGGGCGAGACAGTCGTCGACTGCGACGCCGAGTTCCTCGGCGAGGGCGCGCCGTTCAACGACCTGCCGGCCGAGGAGCCGACCCAGCCAGAGCGTGACCTCCCCGAGGTCGCCATCGAGGAAGCCTTCGAGGCAGTCGTCGGGAGCCCGAACACGGCCTCGAAGCGCTGGATCTACCGCCAGTACGACCACGAAGTGCAGGTCCGGACGGCGACTCCGCCCGGCGACGACGCGGCGGTACTTGCCATCCGCGAAGCCGGCGCAGAGGCGAGCGACGACGACAGCGAGAGCGGCGTCGGGCTGGCCTACACGGCCGGTGCAGACCCCAACTGGACGGACACGGCACCCTACGACGGCGCGCGCGCCGTCGCGCTGGAGAACGCCACCAACCTCGCCGCCAAGGGGACGACGCCGCTGGCGGCGGTCGACTGTCTCAACGGCGGCAACCCCGAGAAGCCCGACGTGTACGGCGCGTTCAAGGGGATCGTCGACGGGCTCGCCGACATGTGCTCGACGCTCGACGTGCCGGTCGTCGGCGGCAACGTCTCGCTGTACAACGACTCCGTCAGCGGCCCGATCCCGCCGACGCCGACGCTGGCGATGGTCGGCACCAAGGACGGGTACGACGCGCCGCCGCTGTCGCTGTCGGGCGAGGGCGACCTCCTGCTCGTGGGAGCGCGGGCGCTCGACGGCGACGCGGAGCCACGTCTCGGCGGCTCGGAGTATCTCGGGCAGTTCGGCGGGAGCGACCGATTCCCGACGCTGCTGGACCACCCCGGCGCATTCGTCGACACGCTCGCCGACGTAGCCGACGACGCGGCGACGCTCGCGACCCACGACCTGAGCCACGGCGGCCTCGCCGCCGGACTGTCAGAGATGGTCCACGAGGATGGGGGCGCGAGCGTCGAGATCGACGCCGCGAACAAGGGCACTGGAGCCGAGTTGCTGTTCGGCGAACAGCCGGGACGCGTCGTGATCGAGACGACGGACGCCCGCGCGGTACGCGAGGCCTTCGACGGTGTCGCACCGGTCTACGAGCTGGGTTCCGCGGACGACAGCGGACGGCTCGATCTGACGATTGCCGGCGAGTCGCTGCGCTACGACGCCGAGACGATCGCCGACCTGCGGTCGATCATCGCCGACGAACTGGCCTGA
- a CDS encoding DNA-directed RNA polymerase subunit L produces MDLRVIEKEETMLSIEIAGEDHTFMNVLKGALLETDGVTAATYDMNPEQSGGQTDPVLTVKTDVDVNALDALEAGADRVMEKADDFEAAFDAAA; encoded by the coding sequence ATGGATCTGCGCGTCATCGAGAAAGAAGAGACGATGCTCTCGATCGAGATTGCCGGCGAGGACCACACGTTCATGAACGTCCTGAAGGGGGCGCTACTGGAGACTGACGGCGTCACGGCGGCGACTTACGACATGAACCCCGAACAGTCCGGCGGCCAGACCGACCCCGTGCTGACCGTCAAGACCGACGTCGACGTGAACGCGCTCGACGCTCTCGAAGCCGGTGCGGACCGCGTCATGGAGAAAGCAGACGACTTCGAGGCGGCCTTCGACGCCGCGGCCTGA
- the hisF gene encoding imidazole glycerol phosphate synthase subunit HisF, translating into MTLTKRIIPCIDVDLDEDGNAAVYTGVNFEDLAYTGDPVEMAKKYNESGADEFVFLDITASAEGRETMLDTVSQVADEVFIPLTVGGGIRTREDIKETLRAGADKVSINSGAIERPELIGEGAAAFGSQCIVISVDARRRFDEQGEHYADVDGESCWFECTVKGGREGTGLDVVEWATEAEDRGAGELFVNSIDADGTKDGYDIPLTSAVCDAVSTPVIASSGCGSPEDMYEVFTEAGADAGLAASIFHFDEYSIAETKQRLDEMGVPVRL; encoded by the coding sequence ATGACTCTCACGAAGCGGATCATCCCCTGTATCGACGTGGATCTCGACGAGGACGGCAACGCCGCGGTGTACACGGGCGTCAACTTCGAGGACCTGGCTTACACCGGCGACCCCGTCGAGATGGCCAAGAAGTACAACGAGTCGGGGGCCGACGAGTTCGTCTTTCTCGATATCACCGCCAGTGCAGAGGGGCGCGAGACGATGCTCGACACCGTCTCGCAGGTCGCAGACGAGGTGTTCATCCCCCTGACCGTCGGCGGCGGAATCCGCACCCGCGAAGACATCAAAGAGACGCTGCGGGCCGGCGCGGACAAGGTCTCGATCAACTCCGGTGCGATCGAGCGGCCAGAGTTGATCGGGGAAGGCGCGGCGGCGTTTGGCAGCCAGTGTATCGTCATCTCGGTCGACGCGCGGCGACGATTCGACGAGCAGGGCGAACACTACGCGGACGTCGACGGCGAGTCCTGCTGGTTCGAGTGTACCGTCAAGGGCGGCCGCGAAGGCACCGGCCTCGACGTGGTCGAGTGGGCCACCGAGGCCGAGGACCGCGGCGCAGGGGAGCTGTTCGTCAACTCGATCGACGCCGACGGCACCAAGGACGGCTACGACATCCCGCTGACCAGCGCCGTCTGTGACGCCGTCTCCACGCCGGTGATCGCCTCCTCGGGCTGTGGCAGTCCCGAGGACATGTACGAGGTGTTCACCGAGGCCGGTGCCGACGCCGGGCTCGCGGCCTCGATCTTCCACTTCGACGAATACTCCATCGCAGAGACCAAGCAGCGCCTCGACGAGATGGGCGTGCCGGTGCGTCTGTAA